CAAGTTATCTTCACTTTCCGGAAACTCATCGGAACTTTCCGGATTAAGCTCTTCATTTCCTTCTTCCAACGCAGGATTATCTTCCAGCTCCTGCTTTATTTTGTCTTCCAGCTCTACAGAATTCAATTCAACCAGTTTTATCACCTGCATCTGTAGAGGCGATAACTTTTGAGTTTGTTTGAGTTCCTGTTGTTGCCTAAGTGCCATAAATGACTTCTAATCCTATTTTGAGAAAACAAAGATAGCTAAATAACCTTTTTTGTTATTCAACTTAACTATTTTTTTGTCAATACCGTTGAGAGGAATCGGCCTGCCAAGCGTAGAACTAACAATCGTCATCGTCATATCCTGCTTTACAGGTAAGCGGAGCGAGTGCGTAAGCGTCGTACTCATCATAGGCCGGACCGGGTTTACCGTTGTAAACAATGATCCGGTCGGTCCTCACCTCATCACCGTTTTCGAAAACCATAAATTGTCCCGATTCTTGTTTACTAACGATTGCTGTTACTTTTCCGTTCGATTCTTTCAGATGCGGAAACTGATTCGCGTCAAAATAGATCACCTTGACCGAACCTTTTTTGATTTCTTGTTGAAACAGATCAAAAAAATCGGGATCAATGGGGGTGTATGCAGACAGTTTCATTTCTTTATTCTCCTTTCATGGATTAAACAGTGCAATATGGGTTTGAGTTCATTCAGTTCTTTATGTATGCTTTATATATTTTTATTTTAAGAGTTTTCTTGTGCGAAAAATTTATATCTTTGGTCATATAAATTCAAAAATCTTTCTTTCAAAAATCAATAGTTATGAGAAGATTATTTATCGTTTTGGGGTTGTTTTTGACAACAGGAGTCTTTTTTATTGTAAATGCACAAAGTAATAAAATCGTACTGGGAGAGTGGAAGTACAGTGTGCCGGAAGCACCTTTCGGATACGAAAAAGGGGTGATTTTCCTTGAAGAAAAGGATAAGTCATTATCGGGCAATCTCGTTTTCGATTCAGGTCTTAAGGTGAAGTTATCCGATGTTTTTCTCAAATCCGACACATTAAAATTGGGTGTTTATGTTGAATCGGAGTATGTTACTGTAGTTTCGAAGGTCAAAGGCAATGAAATGGAGGGTAAGGTAGATACTTCCATGGGGGTTATGAGGCTGAAAGCCGAGAAAATTGTACCGCAGACCAAAAAGAAACAGGGAAGTTAACCGTCGGTTTTTTTCCCCATCCGATTGCATTGGGAAATCAGGTGAATGCTTTTTTCTACTGCATCCAATTTATTATTGGAAAGGTCGATCCAGTTAATCTCCTTGTCCCTTTTGAACCACGTCATTTGTTTGCGGGCATAGTTTCGAGAATGTTGTTTTATTTTCCCGATGGCAAAATCAAGGGTGCAATTCCCGTCGAAATAATCGAAAAGTTCTTTGTAACCCACGGTATTTAAAGAATTCAGGTGTCGTTTCGGATAAAGTTCCCAGGCTTCTTTCACTAAGCCGTCCTCAATCATTTGGTCAACGCGACGGTTGATACGTTCATATAATTCTTCCCGCGGGCGCATAAATCCGATTTTTACAATGTTAAAATTCCTTTCTTTTCTCGGATTCGTTCGCAGTGATGAATATGGCCTTCCTGCCATAAGGCATACTTCGAGCGCATGAATTACCCGCTTGGGATTTTTCAAGTCGACCTGGTTGTAAAAAACCGGATCCAAGATTTTCAGACGGGAACGAATAGCATCCAACCCTTCTTTCAGGTAAAGGTCATGAATTTCTTTTCGTAATTTTTCGTCGATGGTCGGGATTTCGTCAATCCCTTGACAAACAGCATCGATGTACATCATTGAGCCACCAGACATCACCACAAACGAATGGGTTTGCAGAAGGTTTTCGATAAGCGGAACAGCATCTTCCTCAAACTGGCTGGCACTGTAATAATCTTCAGGTTCAAGAGTTCCTACAAAGTAGTGGGGAATACGTCCTAGTTGATCGTTGGTAGGCGCCGCCGTACCGATGACCATTTGTTTGTATATTTGCCTGGAATCTGAGGATATTACGGGGCTATTCAACCGTTCAGCTATCTGAAGGCTTACTTCAGTTTTGCCCACGCCTGTAGGTCCCAGAAGCACGAGCAAAGTGTTCATAAAACAGGTAGTTTGTTGCGGTTCAGGAAGATGATTATTTCGTCAAAACAAGTGAAGTCAATAGAGGTCGCTTTCTTCTGCTGATATCTCAATATCGTCTAACCCGTCGAAGCCCTCTTTGTCGAGTTCGTTCAAATCGAAACTTTCATCTCCGAAAAAGGACTCATCTACGTCCAGCGATGCCGAGGTGCTTGCGATCTCATCGAAATTAAGGAATTGTTTAGGCGCTTCTCCTACGGAGAGTGTACATATCGGTTTTTTCAAGCTTTTACCGGTAATAATCTCCGAGAGCTCAATAAACAATGCTCTCTCGGTAAGGTAGTCAAATACGAAAAGCAATTTTTGTTTTTCATCTTCCAAGTAGTCGTTCAGCACGCATTCAGCCATCGTATAAGGGTCTTCATCGGAATAAGTGTCCATTTCCACAAGAGTGATTTCCTGCTCTTTACGCCAGTTGTCGTCACAAAGAAAGAAAGAAGCCATCTCGCTTTCATTGAAACCGGTGCAGTCGACAATCGCTTTGAATAAATCCAAGAAAGTATTGTCGGCATCTATTTTTATTTCTCTTTTGAAGTTTTCTACTTCATCCGATATAATTGCGAATCTGAAAATCATAAAAAAGCGTTTTAATACTCGTTTATTTGATTTCAAAGGTAATAAAAACTTTTTTAAATAAAAGATGATTTATCTACAAAAACTTGTGTTGAAAACATCTCCGATAATTTTATGACAAAGCTGTTGGAATATTTGAAAATTTGTAGTACTTTTGCATCACTTTTCTGAAAAGAAATATAAAATTCTTCAGTAGCTCAGTCGGTTAGAGCATCTGACTGTTAATCAGAGGGTCGCTGGTTCAAGTCCAGCCTGAAGAGCGAAAAATAACGTTAAAAAAAGAGAAGTGAAATTCTTCAGTAGCTCAGTCGGTTAGAGCATCTGACTGTTAATCAGAGGGTCGCTGGTTCAAGTCCAGCCTGAAGAGCGAAAAGAGAGTGGGTAGTAATGCTCACTCTTTTTTCTTTTAGCGTGTATGATATTTTCAGAATGTCCCTCGTAAACAATTTTGCGCAACGCTCGTTTAATGAAAAACAATCCGATCATGAAGAAAATTCTTATAACAACTGCCCTGCACAGAGAATCTTTAGCAGAACTTTTTGAGAAGTTTGAAGTTTTTATGCCACAGGATAAAGACATGAAACGCGACCAGGTACTGGAAATGATTTCTGATTATGAGGTTGTAATACCTAACTTCAGTTTTTTTACCGATAAGGAAATAATGGACAGGGGAGTGAGGTTGGAGGTGATTGCTAACTACGGTGTCGGTTACAATAATATTGATGTGGAATACGCAACCCAGAAAGGAATTGTGGTAACCAATATTCCCAAAACGACGTGTGAACCTACGGCTGAATTGGCATTTGCCTTGTTGCTTGCCGCAGGAAGGCGAATTGGGTATTATGACCGGAAGCTACGCGAACACCGGGCGGTTGACTGGGGTGTGTACGGAGATGCCGGATTGCCTATTTTTGGAAAAACCTTGGGTATAATCGGAATGGGAAGAATCGGACAAGCCCTGGCGCGACGTGCAGTAGCTTCAGGGATGAATATAATCTATCATAACCGGAACCGGTTAAGTCCGGAAATTGAAGAACGTTATGGTGCTTCATACGTCTCTTTTGATGAGTTACTGCGAATGGCAGATTTTATTTCACTGAATGCACCTTCCACTTCTCAAACCTTAAAGTTGATCGGAGAAAAAGAGTTTTCCGTAATGAAACCTACAGCGGTATTTATTAATACAGCCCGAGGAAATATGGTCGATGAAAAAGCATTGGCTCAAGCGCTGAAAGAAAAAAAAATATGGGCTGCCGGGCTTGATGTATATGAAAATGAACCAAAAATCTCTTCCGAGTTACTGGTGTTGGATAATGTGGTACTTTCGCCTCATGCCGGAACCAGAACCATTGAAGACCGTCATCGGATGGCGGAGGAAATGGTACATAATATTATTGGTTTTTACGAAGGCAAATACGAGGTGTCCCGGGTAAATTGATGGACGTAGAGTTTTGAACACAATACCCTACGCTAAATTCTAATTAGCATGACAGCAGAAAGTGTAAAACAACAGGTGTTCTCTTTTGGAAATCCCCAAAAAGCAGAACATTCCAAGTATTTTTTCAAGACCGGAAAAGGTCAGTACGGTGAAGGCGACCGGTTTATAGGAAGTACTGTCCCCGAAACGAGAAAGGTGGCTAAAGCTAACAAAAACCTTTCGTTTGACGAACTCGGGAAACTGTTGAATGACGAGTATCACGAATGTCGTTTTTGTGCTTTGGTCATTCTGTCTGAGCAATTTGAAAAAGCCTGCGACACGGGGCGTAAAGAAATTTTTGAATTTTACCTTGCCCATACTCACGGTATCAATAATTGGGACCTGGTGGACGTGTCGGCTTACCATATTGTAGGGGAGTGGCTTCTGGACAAAGACAGGTCGGTCCTGTATCAACTGGCCAGCAGTGAAAACCTCTGGGAACAACGGATAGCCATTATTTCCACATTGGCCTTTATCCGAAAAAAAGATTTTACAGATACGTTGAAACTTGCTGAAAAGTTTCTTACCCATCGTCACGATTTAATGCACAAAGCCTGTGGCTGGATGTTGCGTGAAGCCGGTAAACGCGATGAAAAAACATTAACCTGTTTTCTGGACGCACATTATACGGAAATGCCCCGGACAATGCTGCGATACGCCATCGAGAAGTTAACGCCGGAGCAGAAAAAAAAGTACATGATGAAAGAAGTCCAGAATTAACACCCATTATCGAACATGTTTCAAACCCATCACTTAACCAACGGCTTACGCATTATTCATCACCCTTTCCCCTCGGAAATATCCTACTGTGGAATAGCCATTAATACGGGTTCCCGTGACGAATTTCCGGACGAACAGGGGATGGCACATTTTGTGGAGCATATGTTGTTTAAAGGAACTGAAAAGCGCCAGGCACATCATGTCATTAACCGCATGGAGAACGTGGGCGGCGAACTTAACGCTTATACCACAAAGGAAGAAACGTTTATTTACGCTACGTTTTTATCCGAATATTTTGAGAGAGCAGTGGAGTTGTTAAGCGATATGGTTTTTCATTCCACTTTTCCCGAACATCAGATAGAAAAAGAAAGAGACGTTATTTTAGATGAAATGAATAGTTATGCCGACTCACCGTCTGAGTTGATATTTGATGATTTTGAAAATCTCTTGTTTCCTAATCACGAGATAGGGCATTACATACTGGGAACATCTGAGTCGTTACTTGCTTTGGATAAGAAAAAAGTGGACGATTTTGTAAACAGGCAGTACTCCCCTGCGAATATGGTTTTGTTTTCATTCGGAAAAACTCCTTTTTCCAAAGTGGTACGCTTGACTGAACAATACTTCGGTTTCCCCGATACCCGGTATTTATTATCCAAAAAGCGCGAACGTCCCCTGAGCGAAACAGCAAAAAAGAGCCGGATTGGAAAAGGTACCGCCCAAACGCATGTTATCCTCGGAGCCCGCACTTTTGATATGTTTCAACCGGACAGGTACGCTCTTTATTTGTTGAATCATATTGTTGCCGGGGGAGCTACCAACAGCCGGCTTAACAATTCGTTGCGTGAAAAAAACGGATTGGTCTATAACGTGGAATCGAACGTAACGTTGTACACCGATACGGGGCTGTTTTCCGTCTATTTTGCCTGCGATAAAAGACAAGTGGAACGGTGTTTAAAGCTTATCAATAAAGAGTTAAGAAGGATTATAGAGATTCCTTTGTCCTCAGGTCAACTGGCAACTGCAAAAAGACAATATAAAGGACAGCTGGGCATCGCTTCTGAAAACAATGAAAGTATCTCCCTGAGAATGGCTAAAAGCTATCTTCATTTTAATCATTACCTTCCTTTGGAAGAGGTTTTTTCCCAAATAGATGCCATAAGTGCAGTGCAACTGCAGGAATTGGCAGAGAAATTGTTCTTCCCGGAACAACTGTATCAGTTGAAATACGTGTGATTTAAGTAGTCTTTATCCCTAACAAACATCAAAAAAGCATCAATAGGCAGAATTTTTGTTAAAAACCTGTTGAGAAATTCCACACAGTTCCCATTCTCATTTTGTGGCTGTTTTAATCTGGATTACATTTGATGCATGCTTTTTGTTAAGCATCCGTTGAAAAATTCAAAACCGAACAAAAAAAACAAAACGGTTGTTTATTAAGCGTATCAGAAGTGTAATGAACATTGTTTTTGAACAGGCTATATTTATTAATTAAACAATTAAATTATGAAAAAATTAAGATTATCGTTAGTGGTTGCCATGCTGGCTATAGTAACGGCAGCAAGTGCACAATTGAATCTGGGGATTAAAGGCGGCGTTAATATGTCGAATTTTTACGGTGATGAATTGACCGACAAAAATATGAAAATTGGTTTTCATGTCGGTCTAGCTGCAGATTATGACTTTGCCCCGAGCATGGCTATTCAAACCGGATTATTTTTCACGACGAAAGGGGCTAAATACAGTGGCTCTCTGGGAACCGTTTCAGGAGACATTACTGTAAATCCGATGTACTTACAACTCCCCGTTCACTTCGCTTATAAACAGGAGGTGACTCCGGGTACCCGTATTGTATTTCACGCAGGTCCTTATGTCGCATACGGGGTTGGGGGAAAATCGAAACTTAAAGTATCGTCCGGTAGTAGTTCAACAGAAAGTGAGGGCGTTAATGTTTTTGGAGAAAACAAAATGCTTAAACCGTTTGATGCCGGTTTAGGACTTGGCGTTGGTGCAGAATTCAGTCGCTTTCTGGTTGATGTCGGATGGGATATGGGTCTGGTTAATATATCCAATTCAAGTAGTGGAAACGTAAAAAATCAAAACGCCTACCTCTCCGTAGGTTACAAATTCTAATTTTTCAGAATTATAAACGTTGGAAACACCGCTTTTTGGGCGGTGTTTTTTTATTGTAAGCAGTAATCTTTTGTGAATTTTTTCAACCGAATAGTGAGGGTTTTTTGTTTCCCTGCGTCTTATTATCGGAAGTGAGAAACAACATCACTTCGTTGAATTTTTAAACAAACTAACTATTAATTTAAAAAAGTTATGAAAAAGATTGTATTGGCATTGGCCATGGTGGCCATGGTTGGAGCTGTGAGCGCTCAGGGATTGTCTCTAGGAATTAAAGGCGGAGTAAACATGTCGAATTTTTACGGAAAAGAGGTAAAAGACACCAAGATGAAATTAGGTTTTAACGTGGGTATAGCAGCTGATTATGAATTTGAATCCAATGTGGCTATTCAGTCCGGATTATATTTTATTACGAAAGGAGCAAAACTATCTTCCACAAAAATAGACCAGAAAGTAGGAGACATTAAGCTTTCGGGTACGGTGGATAAAACAGCCAATGCCATGTATTTGCAGATCCCTCTGCACCTTGCCTATAAAATAGATGTAACCCCCGGGGCGCGTGTTGTGTTGCATGCCGGTCCCTATGCGGCCTATGGAGTTGGAGGCAAAATAAGCGGTAAGTCAACTGTAAAAGTTTCAGGCAATGTGCCGGCAGATCAAAAAGCAGCAGTCGACGCTGCCCTTAAACAGATAAATGCTTCTACAAACAGTGTTAATACTTTTGATAAGAGAATGGGGTATAAGCCTTTCGACGCTGGTGTCGGTATAGGTGTTGGTGCCGAATTCGGTTCTTTCCTTGTCGATTTGGGATGGGATATGGGCTTGCTCAATATTTCTAGAAATAAAGAAGTTAACGTAAAAAGTCAAAATGCGCACCTTGCAGTAGGTTTCAAATTTTAAGAAGACCTGTTTAAATAGTGATTACAAAGACACCGCTTTCAGTAAGGCGGTGTCTTTTTTGCGCTGTGCACGACAATTAATTATTTTTGACGATTAAGGATGAATTGTTGTAGAGATAAACCAGTTTGTCTTTTTTTTCTTATTTTTG
This portion of the Petrimonas sulfuriphila genome encodes:
- a CDS encoding DNA alkylation repair protein, with protein sequence MTAESVKQQVFSFGNPQKAEHSKYFFKTGKGQYGEGDRFIGSTVPETRKVAKANKNLSFDELGKLLNDEYHECRFCALVILSEQFEKACDTGRKEIFEFYLAHTHGINNWDLVDVSAYHIVGEWLLDKDRSVLYQLASSENLWEQRIAIISTLAFIRKKDFTDTLKLAEKFLTHRHDLMHKACGWMLREAGKRDEKTLTCFLDAHYTEMPRTMLRYAIEKLTPEQKKKYMMKEVQN
- the miaA gene encoding tRNA (adenosine(37)-N6)-dimethylallyltransferase MiaA produces the protein MNTLLVLLGPTGVGKTEVSLQIAERLNSPVISSDSRQIYKQMVIGTAAPTNDQLGRIPHYFVGTLEPEDYYSASQFEEDAVPLIENLLQTHSFVVMSGGSMMYIDAVCQGIDEIPTIDEKLRKEIHDLYLKEGLDAIRSRLKILDPVFYNQVDLKNPKRVIHALEVCLMAGRPYSSLRTNPRKERNFNIVKIGFMRPREELYERINRRVDQMIEDGLVKEAWELYPKRHLNSLNTVGYKELFDYFDGNCTLDFAIGKIKQHSRNYARKQMTWFKRDKEINWIDLSNNKLDAVEKSIHLISQCNRMGKKTDG
- a CDS encoding PorT family protein, which codes for MKKLRLSLVVAMLAIVTAASAQLNLGIKGGVNMSNFYGDELTDKNMKIGFHVGLAADYDFAPSMAIQTGLFFTTKGAKYSGSLGTVSGDITVNPMYLQLPVHFAYKQEVTPGTRIVFHAGPYVAYGVGGKSKLKVSSGSSSTESEGVNVFGENKMLKPFDAGLGLGVGAEFSRFLVDVGWDMGLVNISNSSSGNVKNQNAYLSVGYKF
- a CDS encoding NAD(P)-binding domain-containing protein; translation: MKKILITTALHRESLAELFEKFEVFMPQDKDMKRDQVLEMISDYEVVIPNFSFFTDKEIMDRGVRLEVIANYGVGYNNIDVEYATQKGIVVTNIPKTTCEPTAELAFALLLAAGRRIGYYDRKLREHRAVDWGVYGDAGLPIFGKTLGIIGMGRIGQALARRAVASGMNIIYHNRNRLSPEIEERYGASYVSFDELLRMADFISLNAPSTSQTLKLIGEKEFSVMKPTAVFINTARGNMVDEKALAQALKEKKIWAAGLDVYENEPKISSELLVLDNVVLSPHAGTRTIEDRHRMAEEMVHNIIGFYEGKYEVSRVN
- a CDS encoding PorT family protein; its protein translation is MKKIVLALAMVAMVGAVSAQGLSLGIKGGVNMSNFYGKEVKDTKMKLGFNVGIAADYEFESNVAIQSGLYFITKGAKLSSTKIDQKVGDIKLSGTVDKTANAMYLQIPLHLAYKIDVTPGARVVLHAGPYAAYGVGGKISGKSTVKVSGNVPADQKAAVDAALKQINASTNSVNTFDKRMGYKPFDAGVGIGVGAEFGSFLVDLGWDMGLLNISRNKEVNVKSQNAHLAVGFKF
- a CDS encoding insulinase family protein; amino-acid sequence: MFQTHHLTNGLRIIHHPFPSEISYCGIAINTGSRDEFPDEQGMAHFVEHMLFKGTEKRQAHHVINRMENVGGELNAYTTKEETFIYATFLSEYFERAVELLSDMVFHSTFPEHQIEKERDVILDEMNSYADSPSELIFDDFENLLFPNHEIGHYILGTSESLLALDKKKVDDFVNRQYSPANMVLFSFGKTPFSKVVRLTEQYFGFPDTRYLLSKKRERPLSETAKKSRIGKGTAQTHVILGARTFDMFQPDRYALYLLNHIVAGGATNSRLNNSLREKNGLVYNVESNVTLYTDTGLFSVYFACDKRQVERCLKLINKELRRIIEIPLSSGQLATAKRQYKGQLGIASENNESISLRMAKSYLHFNHYLPLEEVFSQIDAISAVQLQELAEKLFFPEQLYQLKYV